A genomic stretch from Thermoplasmatales archaeon includes:
- a CDS encoding MFS transporter: MVENQNNIDLLGKADKAPTNKFHFKVIFTSSMGFFTDAYDLFAISTALPLIVSASIFNVTNSLVTGMIGAAALIGAVIGALTFGRIGDIRGRRYVYGLEMLILVVFAIISALSVNVWMLIISRLFLGIGIGGDYPISSTIMSEYANVKSRGKMVQTVFAMQGFGLLLGAVVGLIAIHVMPANYAWRLMLGFGAIPAASVIYLRRKLKETPRYSLQTKGDTKAAAAAVSDVTGSNIVVDQQSYGSVKSSRGLLAKYAVLLVGTAGSWLLFDMAFYGTSINNSIVFAAMGYGSVKNAVLLASNTAIGNIILAAAFEIPGYWIAFAFIDKVGRKLLQWIGFLVMGGLYLTFAIAFTPLKADIPLFIGLYGVSFLFANIGPNSTTFILPTELFPTQIRTTAHGISAGAGKTGAAIFTFALPAIEAAYGLPMVFSLLTGLSLIAVMLTLLFIKETKGRSLELTSNQERASAQLNSRLNVSPPTGK; this comes from the coding sequence ATGGTAGAAAACCAGAACAATATAGATCTGTTAGGCAAGGCAGATAAGGCCCCTACCAATAAATTTCACTTTAAAGTGATTTTTACATCAAGTATGGGGTTCTTTACAGATGCGTATGATTTATTCGCCATCTCTACTGCTCTGCCACTGATAGTATCTGCATCTATATTCAACGTGACGAACTCGTTGGTAACAGGGATGATTGGCGCAGCAGCCCTGATAGGTGCAGTAATAGGTGCGCTTACCTTCGGAAGAATAGGGGATATAAGAGGCAGAAGATATGTCTACGGTCTCGAGATGTTAATACTAGTAGTATTTGCCATAATATCTGCTTTATCCGTAAACGTTTGGATGTTGATTATATCGCGTCTGTTTCTCGGTATAGGAATCGGTGGAGACTACCCGATAAGTTCCACGATAATGAGTGAGTATGCAAACGTAAAAAGTAGAGGCAAGATGGTCCAAACAGTCTTCGCAATGCAGGGCTTTGGACTTTTGCTAGGTGCAGTTGTCGGACTAATAGCTATACATGTCATGCCTGCTAACTATGCCTGGAGACTAATGCTCGGCTTCGGAGCAATTCCAGCTGCATCAGTCATATACCTGAGAAGAAAGCTCAAGGAAACTCCCAGGTATTCCCTTCAGACAAAGGGTGACACAAAAGCTGCAGCTGCAGCCGTATCCGACGTAACTGGATCAAATATCGTCGTGGATCAGCAATCTTATGGGTCTGTGAAGAGTTCTCGCGGCTTACTTGCTAAATATGCAGTGCTTCTCGTCGGAACCGCAGGAAGCTGGCTCCTATTTGATATGGCATTCTACGGGACTTCCATAAATAACTCAATCGTTTTCGCGGCCATGGGCTATGGAAGTGTTAAGAACGCAGTTCTTCTAGCCTCCAATACGGCTATTGGAAATATCATACTTGCCGCTGCTTTCGAAATTCCCGGGTACTGGATAGCGTTTGCCTTTATCGATAAGGTGGGTCGAAAATTGCTTCAGTGGATCGGATTTCTCGTCATGGGCGGTCTCTATCTCACATTTGCAATCGCTTTCACTCCGCTCAAGGCTGACATACCATTATTCATAGGACTGTATGGTGTATCTTTCCTGTTTGCAAATATAGGTCCTAACTCGACGACATTCATACTCCCAACAGAACTGTTCCCGACACAGATACGGACCACAGCCCATGGAATATCGGCCGGTGCTGGAAAGACAGGAGCAGCTATCTTTACGTTTGCTCTACCTGCAATTGAGGCCGCGTATGGGTTACCCATGGTGTTTTCGTTGTTAACAGGACTCTCACTGATTGCCGTTATGTTGACATTGCTGTTCATAAAGGAAACAAAGGGCAGGAGTCTTGAACTTACGAGTAACCAGGAAAGGGCAAGCGCCCAGTTGAACAGTCGATTAAATGTTTCCCCACCAACAGGAAAATAG
- a CDS encoding alkaline phosphatase family protein, with product MDEMGTYNVDTTYFDTIIERYADKKHENFIKPAFGRGCIADIPEIVEGMINGTEQASLYGKIPIDAIGSDHVIVLILDGFGHDLFMYATEKHPMKNLGSILSESTYLPITSVFPSTTATALFTVYMGMQPVEHEIIGYTQYVRELGTVCNMLSMSPIGNRKNDLIGAGWMPGSLRGRKSFAKRISDSGTPSFIYLPNMIKDSGMSKITAAESTVRSYYSTSHMFTSIARDVKEARGKSVHIGYISSVDTMSHKVGSRTEETALELESIFYNIDMLKQSLMSTNTTLLISADHGHVNVGTSNLFDISKDGELYNTFRAPVVGDARAAFLRIRCGYLDEARNHLIERYGANYEIFDSLEMLKEGYFGDRKENINVNDRFGDLIMVPKRNIGIIDSNLTFLDPKMSHENMIGMHGGLLREEMIVPLIVANF from the coding sequence ATGGATGAAATGGGTACTTACAATGTAGATACAACATATTTTGATACTATCATTGAGAGATATGCCGACAAAAAACATGAGAACTTCATCAAGCCGGCATTTGGCAGAGGCTGTATAGCCGACATACCTGAAATCGTTGAGGGAATGATTAATGGAACGGAGCAAGCCAGTCTTTACGGAAAAATTCCTATAGATGCTATAGGCAGCGATCATGTTATCGTTTTGATACTGGACGGATTCGGGCATGATCTCTTCATGTATGCGACGGAAAAACATCCCATGAAGAACCTTGGATCGATCCTCAGTGAATCAACTTATTTGCCGATAACTAGTGTTTTTCCGTCAACCACTGCGACAGCGCTGTTCACCGTTTATATGGGAATGCAGCCGGTGGAACATGAGATAATAGGATACACGCAATACGTTCGTGAACTAGGGACGGTATGCAACATGCTCTCCATGTCGCCGATCGGAAATCGCAAGAATGATTTAATCGGTGCTGGGTGGATGCCAGGATCACTTAGAGGACGAAAATCGTTCGCTAAAAGGATTTCTGACAGCGGAACACCGAGTTTCATCTACCTTCCAAACATGATAAAGGATAGCGGGATGTCCAAAATAACCGCAGCAGAAAGCACAGTGCGATCATATTATTCGACATCGCATATGTTTACTTCTATAGCACGGGACGTGAAAGAGGCGAGAGGGAAATCGGTACACATTGGATACATTTCTTCAGTGGATACTATGTCACACAAGGTTGGTTCAAGAACAGAGGAAACTGCCCTAGAACTGGAATCGATTTTTTACAATATAGATATGTTAAAGCAGTCTCTGATGTCAACAAACACCACATTATTGATATCCGCTGATCATGGCCATGTTAATGTAGGAACGAGCAACCTGTTTGACATTTCGAAGGACGGAGAGCTGTACAATACTTTCAGGGCTCCTGTTGTCGGAGACGCGAGAGCCGCCTTCTTGAGGATACGCTGTGGCTATCTGGACGAGGCAAGGAACCATCTGATTGAAAGGTACGGTGCAAACTACGAGATCTTCGACTCGCTTGAAATGCTAAAAGAGGGATACTTTGGGGATAGAAAGGAAAACATTAATGTCAATGACAGGTTCGGAGATCTGATAATGGTTCCAAAAAGAAACATTGGCATAATAGATTCAAATCTTACATTCCTGGATCCGAAGATGAGTCATGAAAACATGATTGGTATGCATGGTGGCCTTCTCAGGGAAGAGATGATTGTCCCGTTGATTGTAGCAAATTTCTAA
- a CDS encoding class I SAM-dependent methyltransferase: MRKTPHDFYTEFGVEWLAQRKDEKQTASELAYISRLLNKGKRVLDLACGYGRFTLPLAEMGYLVDGIDITAIFIKRAREEAKKRNLHIGFRVGDMRNLPYKEDSFDYVISMWNAFSEITTESEQIRTIHEIYRVLKRGGLALIEVRNHRSSQLIEENFIDGHEAMPSYNHTRGSLKNLMKISEINDYRVFIDNFGGRKRLLLEIMKT; this comes from the coding sequence ATGCGAAAAACTCCACATGACTTTTATACAGAATTTGGTGTTGAATGGTTAGCTCAAAGAAAAGACGAAAAACAGACAGCGAGTGAGTTAGCCTATATTTCACGATTGTTGAATAAGGGAAAGAGAGTATTGGATCTCGCATGTGGATACGGTAGGTTTACCCTCCCTCTGGCTGAAATGGGATATCTGGTAGATGGTATAGATATAACTGCTATATTTATCAAGAGAGCCAGAGAAGAGGCGAAGAAAAGAAATCTCCACATTGGATTCAGGGTTGGGGATATGAGGAATCTACCATACAAGGAAGATTCTTTTGATTACGTAATCAGTATGTGGAACGCATTCAGCGAGATTACGACAGAATCGGAGCAGATTAGAACTATCCATGAAATTTACAGGGTCCTTAAAAGAGGTGGTCTGGCACTTATTGAAGTGAGAAATCACAGATCAAGTCAGTTGATTGAAGAAAACTTCATAGACGGACATGAGGCAATGCCAAGCTATAATCATACAAGAGGGAGCCTGAAAAATTTGATGAAGATCTCGGAAATAAATGATTACCGGGTCTTCATTGATAATTTCGGCGGAAGAAAGAGGCTCTTGTTGGAGATAATGAAAACATAG
- a CDS encoding alpha/beta hydrolase yields the protein MYNYVLIPGAWLGGWAWNKVDRILLESGHNVFPITLTGMGERIHLASPDIGMNTAVEDVINVIRFNDLENIVLVGHSFAGKVAAVVADKMPGKIRTVIYLDSFRPEDTKEPQGIYDPTKEFGQLDEGSFAIPFSKIVLENIAKDVNGKNKKWMLDKCTPWPIRLATDPIILTRSPQLINTAYIFCTMSGDPVDEIIQGKWGKLVGPYRKMETGHYPMVTKPDELAKHFLELPEIS from the coding sequence ATGTATAATTATGTTCTCATACCTGGAGCTTGGCTTGGAGGTTGGGCCTGGAATAAAGTTGATCGTATATTGCTGGAAAGCGGGCACAATGTATTCCCTATAACGCTTACAGGTATGGGTGAACGAATTCACCTTGCATCACCTGATATAGGCATGAATACAGCAGTAGAAGACGTCATTAATGTAATAAGATTCAATGATCTGGAAAACATAGTGTTGGTCGGGCACAGCTTTGCTGGAAAGGTTGCAGCTGTTGTTGCTGATAAGATGCCCGGAAAGATCAGAACAGTCATATATCTTGACTCATTCAGACCAGAGGACACCAAAGAGCCGCAGGGGATTTATGATCCGACAAAGGAATTTGGTCAACTTGATGAAGGATCATTTGCGATCCCATTCTCAAAAATCGTTCTTGAGAATATCGCAAAGGATGTCAATGGCAAGAACAAAAAATGGATGCTAGATAAATGTACTCCTTGGCCAATCAGGCTTGCGACTGATCCAATTATTCTCACCCGATCGCCCCAGCTTATCAATACTGCATACATTTTCTGCACGATGAGTGGTGATCCCGTAGATGAAATAATTCAGGGAAAATGGGGCAAGCTAGTGGGTCCTTACCGCAAAATGGAAACCGGGCATTATCCCATGGTCACAAAACCTGATGAACTTGCAAAACATTTTCTTGAACTACCTGAGATCTCTTAA